A single window of Coleofasciculus sp. FACHB-1120 DNA harbors:
- a CDS encoding alpha/beta hydrolase: protein MRSLLLRSLPFVFSLAAATGVLFSPSRADAANTVVLKYRFLRESVSVPELTTFAETGELSPALRAYLAMAGRKPEDLRKTLTQEVKVNALILDRVLNNQIGEIVLNQVSDVVHTPGNGANIQSLRGAVMSSALPDNQITLIEILENYPTSEVHVEGDRLAEVFGKLKRLGQGLPNLGDLIRLGR, encoded by the coding sequence ATGCGCTCTCTACTACTGCGATCGCTACCTTTCGTGTTCTCTTTAGCCGCCGCTACGGGTGTTTTGTTTAGCCCCTCTCGTGCGGATGCTGCCAATACAGTCGTGCTGAAGTACCGCTTTCTAAGGGAATCGGTATCTGTTCCCGAACTCACAACTTTTGCTGAAACGGGTGAACTTTCGCCAGCGCTACGTGCTTATTTGGCTATGGCAGGAAGAAAACCTGAGGATTTGCGAAAAACCCTAACGCAAGAAGTTAAGGTGAATGCCCTCATTTTAGATCGGGTACTCAATAACCAGATTGGGGAAATAGTCTTGAATCAAGTCAGTGACGTGGTTCATACTCCCGGAAATGGCGCAAACATTCAGTCTTTACGAGGAGCTGTGATGAGTTCAGCGCTTCCAGACAATCAGATTACCTTGATTGAAATTTTAGAAAATTACCCAACCTCAGAAGTTCATGTAGAGGGCGATCGCCTTGCTGAGGTTTTTGGCAAACTCAAGCGATTGGGACAGGGCTTGCCCAATCTAGGTGATTTAATCAGACTTGGTCGGTAG